CTATACGTGGTGCCAAAACATCAAATAGCTTTACACCGGGTGACAATTCTTGTTTTTTAATAATTTTGTACATTTCGTTACCTCACATTCAAAATAAAATAACCTTACTTGAATTATTTCTTAGCTAAAATACCTGACAAATAATCCGCCAGTTTAGTTCTAATTGGCATAAAATAAATATTAGAGTTTGTTCTGGTTACAAACTCAAGCACTTTTTGTGCAAAATCAATGTTCCATTCTAAGGTCGGTGCAAAATTTTTCGGAAAAACAACATTATTCTTTGTTTCCCAGTAATTTACGGATTTATCGGAAAGAACAGGTGAAACGCCCCAGTAAACTTCCTTACCTTCCAGTAGTTCGGCATAAATTTCTAAAAATCTTAAATCAAAGAATGGTTGTGTGAAAAATCCATCTGCCCCTGCTTGAATTTTTCTTTTTATACTGTATGATTCAGCTCTCATACTAGTTCGATATTGATCAATACCAGCATATACTTTTACTTCTGGCATTTCCATTTTAAATTTACGAATTACATCAGTACTAATAGTTGGATATATTTTTCTGCCCATATCTTGTGGCGGATCACCAGTAACTACTAATACTTCATTGATATTATTTTCTCTTAAAAATTCAACCATTGGTAATGGTTGGTCTAAATCAATATCAATTGCTCTAATATGAGGGATTGCTTGATTGAAATACTGCTTAGCTATTTTACAGCCTTCCCAGCTATGTATATCATAACGTAATAATTCCGGAATATTTATAATATCGATTTCTTTAAATTGTTTTACAACATTTAATTCATCTAATAAATACTCTTTATCGCGTGGCACTATTTCTACTGATATTTTAGTCATAAAACTCCTCCTATGTAAAACTTAGAACAAACCAACTATTTTCCCTTCATTGGTAATATCCATTCTTTCAGCTGCCGGCACTTTCGGTAATCCCGGCATCGTTAAAATATTACCGGTAATAGCAACGATAAAACCAGCTCCAGCAGCAATTCTAAGTTCTCTTACTGTTATATTAAAATCCTTTGGACAACCAAGTTTTGCCATGTCATCACTTAAAGAATACTGCGTTTTCGCCATACAAATCGGCGTATCCGTAAAACCCAAGGCAGTTAACTCTGTAATAGTTTTTTCAGCTGCCACTGTATAGGTAACATCAGTCGCACCATATATTTCTTGTGCTATTTTTTTAATTTTAACTTTTATTTCATCTTTTTCATCATAAATATAGTTAAAATTAGATTTTTTATTAGATGCTTCCAGTACTTTTTCTGCTAATACTATCCCTCCGGTACCGCCTTGTTCCCATACTTTTGATACCGCAACTTCCGCTCCCATTGCTTCACATTTTTCTTTAACAAATAATAACTCTTTTTCAGTGTCTGTTGGAAAAGCATTTATCGCTACCACTGTTGGTAGTCCAAATTTATGCATATTATCAATATGCTTAGTTAAATTAGCTAGACCGTCTGCTAGCGCTGTCATATTCTCAGCAGTTAGCTCGTTTTTCGCCATACCACCATGCATTTTCAACGCTCTAACTGTTGCTACAACTACAACTGCATCTGGTTTAAATCCGGCAAAACGACATTTAATATTTAAGAATTTTTCCGCACCTAAATCTGCACCAAAACCAGCTTCTGTAACAACCACATCAGCTAATTTTAAAGCAAATTTTGTTGCCATCACACTATTACAGCCATGTGCAATATTAGCAAAAGGTCCACCGTGAACAAAGGCCGGTGTATTTTCTAAAGTTTGCACCAAGTTAGGTTTAATTGCATCTTTAAACAATAACGTCAAAGCTCCAGTAACATTTAAATCACTAGCCTTAATCGGTGTACCATCATATGTATAGCCGACAATGATTTTTCCTATTCGTTCTTTCATATCGTCAAGATCTTTTGCTAAGCATAAAATAGCCATCATTTCAGAAGCTACTGTGATATCAAAACCAGTCTCCCGAGGCACACCATTCGCCGTTCCACCTAGTCCACAGATAATCGAGCGCAGCGCTCTGTCATTTAAATCAACAACTCGTCGCCAAGTAATTTTACGAGGATCAATATTTAATTCGTTGCCTTGATGGATATGATTATCAATCACTGCTGCTAGTAAGTTATGGGCTGAAGTTATCGCATGAAAATCTCCGGTAAAGTGAAGATTAATATCTTCCATCGGTACAACTTGAGCATAACCGCCTCCAGCAGCACCGCCTTTTACACCAAAACAAGGCCCTAATGAAGGTTCTCTAAGGGCTATTACTACCTTTTTATTAAGTTTGCGAATTGCATCACCCAGTCCAACAGTCGTCGTTGTCTTTCCTTCACCGGCCGGCGTCGGATTAATTGCAGTAACCAAAATTAATTTTCCATCAGGTCTATTTTTGATTTTTTCCCATGATTTTAAAGAAACTTTAGCCTTGTATTTGCCATAAAGCTCTAGCTCTTCTTCGGCAATATTAAGTTCTTCTGCGACTTTTACTATTGGTTTCATTGTTGCTTCTTGAGCAATCTCAACATCACTTTTCATTTCTATCTCCCTTAGAAATTGTTTATTTATTAATTAATATTTCTATTTAATTTTGCTGCTTTAACAGTATTATGAAGTAGCATCGCAATAGTTAATAAGCCAACGCCACCCGGCACCGGTGTTATTGCTCCAGCAACTTCTTTTACACTATCAAAGTCCACATCGCCAACTAATTTTTTTGGAGCAATTCTATTAATTCCAACATCAATTACCACCGCTCCAGGTTTAACCATATCAGCTGTAAGAAAATTAGGTTTACCAATAGCCACAACTAAAATATCAGCTTGTTTAGTTACTGTAGCCAAATCTTTAGTGCGGGAATGACAGATTGTAACCGTAGCATTCCGTGCTAATAGTAAATTAAACATCGGTTTACCAACAATATTACTACGACCAATAACTACAGCATTTTTCCCTGCAATCTCAATTCCTGCTAACTCCAACATTTTAATACAACCTAATGGGGTACAAGGAACTAAATGTTCTTGTCCAATCCCAAGTTTACCTACATTAGCAGGGTGAAAACCATCGACATCCTTATTGGGATTAATAAAATCAAGAATTTCACTTTCATCAGCTCTAATATGCTCCGGTAATGGTAATTGAACCAAAATACCATCAATTTTTTCATCTTTATTTAATTCATCAATTTTTTGTAATAACTCTTCTTTGGTAGTAGTTTCCGGCAGTTCTATTACTGCTGAGTAAATACCAACTTCTTCACAAGATCGGTGTTTATTAGCTACATAAACTTTTGATGCCGGGTTTTCGCCAACTATAATAACCGCTAACCCCGGATTAACATTATGTTGTTGTTTTAGTTTTTCAACTTCAGCCTTT
The sequence above is a segment of the Negativicutes bacterium genome. Coding sequences within it:
- the folD gene encoding bifunctional methylenetetrahydrofolate dehydrogenase/methenyltetrahydrofolate cyclohydrolase FolD; amino-acid sequence: MAANILVGKVFASKIKGEVKAEVEKLKQQHNVNPGLAVIIVGENPASKVYVANKHRSCEEVGIYSAVIELPETTTKEELLQKIDELNKDEKIDGILVQLPLPEHIRADESEILDFINPNKDVDGFHPANVGKLGIGQEHLVPCTPLGCIKMLELAGIEIAGKNAVVIGRSNIVGKPMFNLLLARNATVTICHSRTKDLATVTKQADILVVAIGKPNFLTADMVKPGAVVIDVGINRIAPKKLVGDVDFDSVKEVAGAITPVPGGVGLLTIAMLLHNTVKAAKLNRNIN
- a CDS encoding formate--tetrahydrofolate ligase; this encodes MKSDVEIAQEATMKPIVKVAEELNIAEEELELYGKYKAKVSLKSWEKIKNRPDGKLILVTAINPTPAGEGKTTTTVGLGDAIRKLNKKVVIALREPSLGPCFGVKGGAAGGGYAQVVPMEDINLHFTGDFHAITSAHNLLAAVIDNHIHQGNELNIDPRKITWRRVVDLNDRALRSIICGLGGTANGVPRETGFDITVASEMMAILCLAKDLDDMKERIGKIIVGYTYDGTPIKASDLNVTGALTLLFKDAIKPNLVQTLENTPAFVHGGPFANIAHGCNSVMATKFALKLADVVVTEAGFGADLGAEKFLNIKCRFAGFKPDAVVVVATVRALKMHGGMAKNELTAENMTALADGLANLTKHIDNMHKFGLPTVVAINAFPTDTEKELLFVKEKCEAMGAEVAVSKVWEQGGTGGIVLAEKVLEASNKKSNFNYIYDEKDEIKVKIKKIAQEIYGATDVTYTVAAEKTITELTALGFTDTPICMAKTQYSLSDDMAKLGCPKDFNITVRELRIAAGAGFIVAITGNILTMPGLPKVPAAERMDITNEGKIVGLF
- a CDS encoding methylenetetrahydrofolate reductase → MTKISVEIVPRDKEYLLDELNVVKQFKEIDIINIPELLRYDIHSWEGCKIAKQYFNQAIPHIRAIDIDLDQPLPMVEFLRENNINEVLVVTGDPPQDMGRKIYPTISTDVIRKFKMEMPEVKVYAGIDQYRTSMRAESYSIKRKIQAGADGFFTQPFFDLRFLEIYAELLEGKEVYWGVSPVLSDKSVNYWETKNNVVFPKNFAPTLEWNIDFAQKVLEFVTRTNSNIYFMPIRTKLADYLSGILAKK